TACGCCGTCCTGGACCGCCCCCTGAAAGACGCGGACGACCCGCGGCCGGTTCGGCAGCTGCGCACGCTGAAGTGGGGACTCGTCCCGTCCTGGTCGAAGACCCCCGAGGGCGGCGCCCGGATGATCAACGCCCGCGCGGAGACCGTCCACGAGAAGCCGTCCTACCGCCGCGCCTTCACCTCCCGGCGCTGCATCCTGCCCGCCGACGGCTACTACGAGTGGGTCACCGGCACCCAGGAGCGCGAGCTGGAGGTCGAGGGCAAGAAGAAGCGGCCCCGCAAGCAGCCGTACTTCGTGACACCGGCCGACGGGTCGGTCTTCGCGATGGCCGGGCTGTACGAGTTCTGGCGCGACAGGACCCTGCCGGACGATCACCCGCAGGCCTGGTGGGTGACCTGCTCGGTCATCACCACGGAGGCCGAGCAGAGCCCCCTCGCGGTGTCCCCGGCCGACGGGCCGCGGGCGCTCGCCGAGATCCACCCCCGGATGCCGCTGATGCTGACGCCCGACCGCTGGGACGCCTGGCTGGACCCGTCCCGCACGGACGCCGACGACCTGCGCGAGCTGCTCGCCCCGCCGCCCGGCGGGCTGATGCGGGCCTACCCCGTCGCCACGGCCGTCAGCAACGTCCGCAACAACGGGCCGGAGCTGCTGAAGGAGCTGGAGGGGCCCGAAGAGGGCACACTCTTCTGACGTGACGCATGTGACGAAGACGGCCCCCACGAGCACCGAGACCGTCGAGACCGACGCCGGAACCGCCCGTATCACCTGGCACGAGGCGAAGAAGGCCCGGCTGGTCCTCGCCGTCAGTCACGGCGCGGGCGGCGGCATCGAGGCCCGCGACCTGACCGCCCTGGCCGAGGCCCTGCCCGCCCACGGCGTGACCGTCGCCCGGGTGGAGCAGCCCTGGCGGGTGGCCGGGAAGAAGCTGGCACCCGCGCCCGGGACCCTGGACACCGGCTGGCGCGGCATCTGGCCCGCGCTGGCGGAGTCCGGGCTGCCGGTGATCTCCGGAGGGCGCAGCGCCGGGGCCCGGGTGGCCTGCCGCACCGCGACCGAGCTGGGCGCCCACGCCGTGCTCGCGCTCAGCTTCCCGCTGCACCCGCCGGGCAAGCCGGAGAAGTCCCGCGCCGACGAGCTGCTGGGCTCCGGGGTGCCCACCCTGGTCGTGCAGGGCGGCAACGACCCGTTCGGGAAGCCGGCGGAGTTCCCCGAGG
The Streptomyces tuirus genome window above contains:
- a CDS encoding alpha/beta hydrolase family protein gives rise to the protein MTHVTKTAPTSTETVETDAGTARITWHEAKKARLVLAVSHGAGGGIEARDLTALAEALPAHGVTVARVEQPWRVAGKKLAPAPGTLDTGWRGIWPALAESGLPVISGGRSAGARVACRTATELGAHAVLALSFPLHPPGKPEKSRADELLGSGVPTLVVQGGNDPFGKPAEFPEGTYALVEIPYGDHGFAVPKRADISQDEAVAVITDAVVEWTGSLG
- a CDS encoding SOS response-associated peptidase; its protein translation is MCGRYSASRRPEDLAGIFEIEKWEPEETLAPDYNVAPTKEVYAVLDRPLKDADDPRPVRQLRTLKWGLVPSWSKTPEGGARMINARAETVHEKPSYRRAFTSRRCILPADGYYEWVTGTQERELEVEGKKKRPRKQPYFVTPADGSVFAMAGLYEFWRDRTLPDDHPQAWWVTCSVITTEAEQSPLAVSPADGPRALAEIHPRMPLMLTPDRWDAWLDPSRTDADDLRELLAPPPGGLMRAYPVATAVSNVRNNGPELLKELEGPEEGTLF